Genomic segment of Haladaptatus caseinilyticus:
CTACGCAGTGTTGACTGTTGATGGGAAGACTGGACTGTACACGATTGATCTCATGTCGGGGACGGCAACGCAAGTTACGGGTGACGGAATGGACGACACCGTTACCGACATCGATGTGCTGAATTATGCGCTGACCCTCGAAAAGTTAGAGGCAGCCTTCTACACGCAGGGCCAGCAGATGTTCAGCGAGTGTGAAATCGAGAACTCTGCGGCGGCCAAGCGACTCGGAGAAGAACTGCAGATGTCAACCTATGACTATTTCAACCTCATCCGTGATCACGAACAGACACACGTTGAGACGCTCACACAAGTGATCACGGATCTCGGTGGTGAGCCTGTTTCTGGCCTCGAGTTCGAATTCCCATTCGACACTGTTGAGGAGTACTTCGCGCTCGCCCAAACGTTCGAAAACCTCGGTGTGTCCGCCTACGATGGTGCGATTGCACTCATCGAGAATCCGGATCTCCAGACCGCTGGGGCGACGATTGCAACCGTCGAAGCCCGGCACGCCTCCTATCTCAACATTCTCAATCAGGATGTGCCGTTCCCGATGGCGTTCGACGAGCCGAAGACGATGGAGGAGGTGCTCGCAGCGGCCAGCCAATTCATCGTCGATCAGTAACACGACGACGATTGCGTTTCCCCTTTCTTAGGAACTGGAGTAATCTGCTCCCGTTATACTGACATCAAAGCTTCTGATCGTGTTTTTCGAATTTTAGACAAAGCCGCCCTCAGAGCATTGGGACAGGATACTAGTCTGGCATCCCGATTGTCCGTGAGTCTTGGTGGCTCACGTGATGTCCCACCGTAATCAGTGTGAAAAGGAGGACAATGACAGTCAGTACCAGTTGATCAGACACTTGTCCGACGATAGGGAAATTAACAATTGTCATCGTCAGAAGTCCACAGCTAACTATCACTCCACTACAATACCAGAAGGCCCACCCTCGAATCGGAGTCATACGCACGTCGGATTCATTCTCTTCCGATGTTTCCGATTTGTGTGGTTGGCTGGTCGAGAGATACGGATCGAGTTGCCTGGCGATGTCAGTTCGCGTCACGAGTCCTCGTCCTTGATCATACTCAATCACGCCCTCTTTATCGAGTTTGGGAAGATGTGACTGATATAAGTTGACATAGGTCCGCTGACGTTCTTTCGACACTAATCGTTCAATCGGTGTCTTATATTCCCATGCTGCAACTTGTTCAGCGAGATCACGCATTCGAACCGGATCCGTTGTTTCCTGGAGATAGCGGAGTGCATAGCGTCGGCGTTGGACCTGTAACAGATGGTAAATCGTATCTTTCGAAAGCTGGTGAGGGTGCTCACTCCCCTTGTCAGAAGTCGAACTACCATCAATTGGTTCTGTTGTCTCAGAACTCGTACTCATGAAAGTCTCTTATTTCTAATCTCTTTTAGGCCGTAAAAATCGAGGAAAGTTTGGTATCTTGTCTTTACAGGAATCCTACAACAGGATTCTAGTAATACGTCTTATTCCGAGACGATGAACTGGCCAGCGATTTCTAGAACCTCGTCCATCGATTTAGCCTCGTCAAAAGCATCTGGATACGGCGACTCCATGTTCACACCGTTGAACACCGCTGCGTGACGGGCTTCGACACTGTGAATTGAAAGCGCTGCCGAAAGCAAGTCACTGTTCTGGATCGACGGTGCGGCACCCGCGTAGGCAGCCACACCCGTGTTTTCGAGTGCCATCGCCACACCCAAGAACTCAGCAGGTGTCTCGTACCCGAAGTTATACTCAGCGGCTTCGACGGGTGTGCCACCGAGGTCCGTAATCACCTTCGTGAGCTGGTCGACGTGGACTGCTTCGTGCTCACCAACGACTTTGACCTGGTCTGGGATCTGCTCTCGAACCTCATCACAGACGTCGCAACCAAGATCGGCGTTCATGAAGTCGTCAGCAGAGAATTCGTCGAGCCCTTCCTGGTAGAAGGTTGCTTCGAGGTGTTCAAGGGTCAGTGCGTAATTCAGAATGTCAATGTCGTTCATGCTATTATCTCCGGAACCGCTGTCGTTATCATCGCCATCCGATCCATGCTCATCTGCTCCGGCCGTCCCCATGCCGAGTCCTGTCATGCCCGCTGCCCCCACAGCTGCGGCGCCGGCAAGGAACGTGCGCCGGGAACTGAGTTGCTCGCGCATGCTGGTATTCGTTTGTTCGATGCCTTTGGTGTCTGGTTTGGTAGGTGGATCCTGGGTCATGATCGATCACTGTACCCAGCTGGTACACCGTTAGATACGGCCATGGACTACAAGAACGATTTCCGAACTCTCACCCAAATCCAACCCAAGTAAAAATAGCGACCTCAGTCCCAGGTAATCCAGGTCAAAAAGACGAGTGCAATCGTCTCAAAAATTCGAATGAGCATGATGGCTCGCTGGGCAATCATCGGCATCTCCGCCGAAAACCACACGTGCAGTACGTGTAGAGGGTACGAAGTCGTCGAGCCGACCAGCGCGTCGCCAGCGTGTTCTTCCCGACAGCAGCGTCCGCTGTTCGGTCTGGCCACGTGGTGTCTAACAGATTCACGAACACGATTGCTGTGAATGGAACGAGAGCAAGTACGACCTCTATTGTGAGACTGCTAGTTTGGACAACATAGCCGTAGAGCGGAAGAAGCATCCCACCAAGAATTGCGTTATCCAGTTCACCGAACCCTCGCCATGCCAACCGAAGTGGGCCGACAGAATACTGCCAGCCGAGCGCGATCCCAATCGCAAGCACGACGAACGCAATGGATGGGAGTGCCTGCCAATACAGAATCACAAGCAAGGCTGTCGCTGTAAGTGATACAGTTCCAGCAGCCAGTGCTACATTTGGTGAGAGTCCAGTTTCAGGGAGTGCACCACTTCCACCCGAAAAGGGTGTCCGAGTCGTGAGTTCGTCTGTCTCGGCGTCGGCATATTCATTTGCGTGGTGGACACTAGCAGATCCCACAAGCACGACTACGAGACCGATAACGAACCGCTGTGAGTGGAAGGATTCCCCGTGTGTAGCGGCGATGGCGGCACCAAGCCAGTAGACGATCATAATAAGCACTAATTGTGGCGGTCGTGCCATCCGAACAATCGCCCGTATGATAGTCCACTTCTCATGCCGTCCTGGATCCTCTCCGGTCTGTGAATCTTCCATTGTTGAGCGCATACAGTGCTAGTTTACTCGGGAATATCCCGATACATTCCTTTGTGGAGCGCCCAATCATATGGTTTGTACTTGATACGAGGGTGTTCGGATCGCTGAAGCACATCGTACTGACGAAGACAGTCGTAGATGCCGCTCCGTCCACCGAAATCTCCGCGATAATACAGAAACAGGCGAGAGACATGAATAACATCTGCGGTGGTGTCATACGTTGTTGATTGAGAGAGAAACGACCGCGCACTCACGTCGAGTTCAGCGTCGATATTCGCGAGACTATATGCCACGATCGGTGGACAGCTCTCAGCTCCGCAATTCAGCGCAAAATGGATACGTGGGTCAAGGTACTGGAGCCGATGTCGTCGCTCGAACTGACTCGGGAACAACGATGGAATGTATCCAAGTCCATATTTCCATTTTGAATGGCGGAGAAGGCCATGTTCAATAGCATCGAGACTCAGTGCAGTTCCAGCTACATCGATACGAGGTTTTCTGAAAAACCGGCGTTTGGTATCGAAGAGGCCTGGGTCGCTCTCGAGATGATATTGGACGGTGGCGTTGTATAGATTAAGCCAGAACGTCAGTGCCGCGTGGTGGCTGTCCTGCAGAATTGACAACTGGTTGTCGTTCAGTCTCGCAAGGTGGCGCACGTATTCGTGTGGATTCTCGCCATGTCGAACAGCCATGAGAAACTGACGTGCTATCTTGGTGAGATTCCGAGTATCATGTATAAGCGGACGTTAGGGATGGCACTTAGTATGCTACTCGTGGTAATGAGTGTTTGTTTGGTAGCACTGACTGCTGACTTTGAGGTTGATCTGGACAGTGGAATATCTTCGACCAAGTTATTCTCTCGATTAGGAAGGGTGAGAGAAGTCACTCAATTGCTACCGCCACCGCCTGGCGTTTCGGTCTCCATTCCCGACTGGTTCCCCATCCCCGTCTCATTTCCCTGTCCATCCTGATTCATTGCCACCTGCGGAACGACAGTCACATTGATGACTTGGCTCACGGCTGGATACTGATAGCCATCGTTTGCCGCACTCACTAGTCGGACTGGCTGGGTTTCCTCTGGTCCCGTGTTGGGCGATGATTGTCGTTCGACTTGATCAGGCCCGACACCTGGCGCCTGGTTTTGCTCCGTTCCTGCATCCCACAACAGAACCTGCGGTGTGACATTTCCTTGAATCGGATGGCCTGTGCCATCAAAGAGAGCAATTCCCGATTCGTCGGGACTGAAAAAGAGATCATTCGATGGCACAAACATCGTTGCGAACGTGAGGCGTTCACCAGGCATTGCCTGGGTCATAAACTGGTACGACTGCCCCGGGCCAATTGGACTGGGTTCATTTCCATCAACGGGAGTATCGAAGACACCGCTAGTTGTCACACCGTCTTGGTTCGGCAGTGACTCGCCGAGTTGGGTTGGATCACCATCCTCTGCGATTCCCTCTACTCCCTGGCCCCGATCCTGCTTACCAGGTGTGAAAATCGGGTTTGACCTCATGAACACTGCATATGCACCGGGTGAAAGTGGAACTGGCTGGGGTTGCCCTTCTGCTGGCTGTAAGGTCATCTCCGAGGAAACGTTCTCAATGCGGACGCGAAATGCTGTTCCCGCTTGCGAGCGTTCTCCGCCCGTTCCGGTTTCAGTTTGTGCGCTTACCACAGGAGCACCAGTCAGAAGTGAACTCCCTACAACACTTCCTGCACTCAGTTGTGCTGTTCTTCGTAGTATCTGGCGGCGTGATACTTGTGAGTGAGTTCGAATGGTTCTCCTTGCTGTTGACTCTGCGTGTCTGCAGGTGTCAGAACTCCATTCCTTGCTGTCGGTCTGTCTCATTCTGGATCCCCCCTGGAAAGATGAGCAACAAGAGATGATAAAACGGGAACTCCGTCCATCAAGTGTCTCGCTAGTCTGTCCTGGTCAACCCACCAATACACCATCTCGAAAGCAAGGTAATAGACGAAGAGGGAGTAGTAATGTATAATGGTCGGACAGACGAACATTATTTTTCACCGCCGATGACATCAGGGAGAATCCTTCTCCTGTTCCTTGTCAAACCAGGCACTCAGACCGTGATGATCAAAGAGAGACAATCAAGAGTAAACTGACTGTAGAGCCGGTCAGTTGGTCACTGGGTATCTTCACCCGAATAGAAGCTCCGGTCCAGCGTTAGCAGGACGTTACTCGCAGAGGATTTCGGTAGAGAACGGAAGTGGAACTGGCCACCACAGCGTCTTCAGGGAACCATAAAAATCCGCCACGACAGCGAGTGGGAGGTTTTTCGTCGAAAACTCGTTCTGGAGCAAGGATACCATCATCTCAAAGGGTTGTACACGCGTATGGAATACCTAATTACGGACTGCATGAGTGCGCGTAAAGGCAGGATCCGTACTAGTGACATCGATCTTGGTTTGGCGCGTCGTGGTTCAGCCATGACAGTTACGTAAACGTAACTGACTATCCGCTTTCGTCATATCTAATCGTGCCGTACAGAGTGTGAGAACCAATGCAAGTGAGTGTCACCAAACTCGTCGTGGTTGGAATCGTCACCGTCGTTCTCGTGGTCGTCGGCGGTCCGCTGGTCGCCGACGTTTTCCTTCCCGAACAATCTACGACTGTGAGCGAAGCAGCCGTTCCGGCTGATGCGACCGCGATAAAGACGGGAACGTTCAACGGTGCTGATAGTGCCCACGACGTGTCGGGAACTGTGACTCTCTATCGCGACAGTGATGGGCATTTCCTTCGCTTCGAAGCGTATGAGCAGACACAAGGACCTGATGTATTCGTGTATCTGACACCCGCGGCAAACCCCGAAACAGAGGCAGATATTGAGGCTGGAACGAAAGTGCGCATTGACGGCGGGGCGGACGGTGGCGAGAGTACGAAAGAGGGGACGTTCACCCAACGACTTCCCGCCGATTTCGAACCTCAAGAGTACAACGGTGTGAGTATTTGGTGCGATGATTTCAGTGTTCCGTTCGGGTCAGCAACGCTCTCGGATGTCTGAGCGAAGTGCGTTGTCCGTAGCCCAGTCATCACGCTGACTATTTTTCAAGATAATGGACAGTAATAAAATAACTAGCGAATTCTCGGTGATGAGTTAGATGGTTCGAACGTACGGATACACTGCACCCAGAACAACGCCATACGCGAGGTGCCAAACAAGGCTTGGCAACGCGAACGTTGGCACTGCTGGTGCAGCTGGAACGCCGACAACCTGCAGCCACAGCGGGAGAATGATTGAACCGGTCAGGACCCATAACACCACCCCATAGATCGCCCCAAGGCCGATGCTTGCCCGCTCACTCTCAGCGTATTTGTGTAATGAGGTCAGTGAGATCATGGCGGCGAAGATAACACCGAAAATCGCGCTGTTCGAGAGATGGATGAACCAGCCAGCAATGCCGCCGCTCAGTCCATACAGAGCAGGGATTACAATTGTAAGGGCGTCTGGGCTCAGAATGAGTAGAAGGATGCCCATTGCGACACCACCCGCGAGCCCGGCGATAACCGCCCCTAACCACGGGCCATATCTTGGAGAAGTTTGTTCCGCGGTAACTTCATCAGTCGTTGCTGTTTCTGTTCCCATATGGTAACATATGGCATGATCAAGTAAACAGTCGTCGAATTCTTCGAAATACACCGCGTTCTTCAAAATTGACAATGTACACTAAAATCCCTTCAGCCTTCAACAGCGGCTGATTCAATCCGTGCCTCCGAGACGATTCTCATGCGCGCTACTCACGGGTATGCGGTGTAGACAGAGAGGACGATCGGTACATTGCCATAGACACGACTTGTGGCCTCATTCGTTGCGACAACCTACGTTATGCTCGTGTCTGATTACTACAATTGAATTATGTATGGGCTGATTATAATGATATTAATATAGTTCTCATTCATGTCACTAGAGAATTAGACAGAGACGTTAACCACGCTGGAACCGCATATACGATAGCTACCCAATGAGACGCCTTACCCGTCGGATGACAGACGACGAGACGGAGCACACTACCAAGGAACATAAAGGCGTCCAGAACTGTCCTGAATGCGACTCACAAACACTGCTCACGAGCGCAGACGGGAGTGAACTCGTCTGTGAGGACTGTGGCTTAATTATTGAAGAGCGGACCGTCGACCGGGGACCAGAGTGGCGAGCGTTCAACCATCAAGAGCGCGAACGCAAGTCCCGGGTCGGCGCGCCGATCACCAAGACCATGCACGACAAAGGTCTCACTACGAATATCGACTGGAAAGACCGAGATGCATCCGGTCACGCGCTGTCCGCCGAAAAACGCAACCAGATGCACCGACTGCGAAAATGGCAAGGACGAATCCGGACGAAAGATGCTGGTGAGCGCAACCTCAAGTTCGCGCTCTCCGAGATCGACCGGATGGCGAGCGCACTCGGTATCCCGCGCTCGATTCGCGAAGTTGCCTGTGTACTGTACCGGCGTGCATTGGATGAGGACCTGATTCGAGGCCGCTCGATCGAAGGGATTGCGACCAGTTGTCTCTATGCAGCGTGTCGTACGGAGAATATTCCGCGGAGTTTCGAGGAGATGGAAGAAGTATCGCGTGTGAGACGCAAAGAAATCACCCGCTCATATATGTATCTTGGACGGGAACTCGGACTCGAAATCCACCCGGCGAACCCGAAACAGTACGTCCCTCGGTTTTGTTCAGCACTTGGATGCAGTGATGCCGTTGAAGCGAAAACGAACGAACTGCTCGACATCGCGACAACAGAGGGCCTGCTCTCGGGAAAATCACCCACTAGTTGCGCCGCGGCCGCGATTTACGCCGCGTCACTCCTGTGTGATGAACAACAGACACAGCAGGCCGTCGCTGATGTTGCACAGGTCACCGAAGTCACCATTCGCAACCGGTATCAAGAACAAATCGACGCACTCGATCTCAACTAATCACAGCCGGAACAACCAACGCAAATCGTGAGTGTCCACGCTAACAAGTGGCGACCATCTCGATAGACTGTCTCCAAACCGATGCCTCGTCAGCCTCTGGTGAGTTCAACTGCTGCAGATGGTTCACACTAGCGGAGAGGGTCATAGGTGTGGCGCCTCTTTATTTCAAATCCTATATCAATTTGTTTTCACTCTGTCATCCGAATAAAATCAGCCCATTTCACAATCACTTGATCATGGGTATG
This window contains:
- a CDS encoding DUF7344 domain-containing protein gives rise to the protein MSTSSETTEPIDGSSTSDKGSEHPHQLSKDTIYHLLQVQRRRYALRYLQETTDPVRMRDLAEQVAAWEYKTPIERLVSKERQRTYVNLYQSHLPKLDKEGVIEYDQGRGLVTRTDIARQLDPYLSTSQPHKSETSEENESDVRMTPIRGWAFWYCSGVIVSCGLLTMTIVNFPIVGQVSDQLVLTVIVLLFTLITVGHHVSHQDSRTIGMPD
- a CDS encoding ferritin-like domain-containing protein produces the protein MTQDPPTKPDTKGIEQTNTSMREQLSSRRTFLAGAAAVGAAGMTGLGMGTAGADEHGSDGDDNDSGSGDNSMNDIDILNYALTLEHLEATFYQEGLDEFSADDFMNADLGCDVCDEVREQIPDQVKVVGEHEAVHVDQLTKVITDLGGTPVEAAEYNFGYETPAEFLGVAMALENTGVAAYAGAAPSIQNSDLLSAALSIHSVEARHAAVFNGVNMESPYPDAFDEAKSMDEVLEIAGQFIVSE
- a CDS encoding prenyltransferase; this encodes MARPPQLVLIMIVYWLGAAIAATHGESFHSQRFVIGLVVVLVGSASVHHANEYADAETDELTTRTPFSGGSGALPETGLSPNVALAAGTVSLTATALLVILYWQALPSIAFVVLAIGIALGWQYSVGPLRLAWRGFGELDNAILGGMLLPLYGYVVQTSSLTIEVVLALVPFTAIVFVNLLDTTWPDRTADAAVGKNTLATRWSARRLRTLYTYCTCGFRRRCR
- a CDS encoding DUF547 domain-containing protein gives rise to the protein MAVRHGENPHEYVRHLARLNDNQLSILQDSHHAALTFWLNLYNATVQYHLESDPGLFDTKRRFFRKPRIDVAGTALSLDAIEHGLLRHSKWKYGLGYIPSLFPSQFERRHRLQYLDPRIHFALNCGAESCPPIVAYSLANIDAELDVSARSFLSQSTTYDTTADVIHVSRLFLYYRGDFGGRSGIYDCLRQYDVLQRSEHPRIKYKPYDWALHKGMYRDIPE
- a CDS encoding spondin domain-containing protein, with product MRQTDSKEWSSDTCRHAESTARRTIRTHSQVSRRQILRRTAQLSAGSVVGSSLLTGAPVVSAQTETGTGGERSQAGTAFRVRIENVSSEMTLQPAEGQPQPVPLSPGAYAVFMRSNPIFTPGKQDRGQGVEGIAEDGDPTQLGESLPNQDGVTTSGVFDTPVDGNEPSPIGPGQSYQFMTQAMPGERLTFATMFVPSNDLFFSPDESGIALFDGTGHPIQGNVTPQVLLWDAGTEQNQAPGVGPDQVERQSSPNTGPEETQPVRLVSAANDGYQYPAVSQVINVTVVPQVAMNQDGQGNETGMGNQSGMETETPGGGGSN
- a CDS encoding DM13 domain-containing protein, with protein sequence MQVSVTKLVVVGIVTVVLVVVGGPLVADVFLPEQSTTVSEAAVPADATAIKTGTFNGADSAHDVSGTVTLYRDSDGHFLRFEAYEQTQGPDVFVYLTPAANPETEADIEAGTKVRIDGGADGGESTKEGTFTQRLPADFEPQEYNGVSIWCDDFSVPFGSATLSDV
- a CDS encoding histidine kinase, which translates into the protein MGTETATTDEVTAEQTSPRYGPWLGAVIAGLAGGVAMGILLLILSPDALTIVIPALYGLSGGIAGWFIHLSNSAIFGVIFAAMISLTSLHKYAESERASIGLGAIYGVVLWVLTGSIILPLWLQVVGVPAAPAVPTFALPSLVWHLAYGVVLGAVYPYVRTI
- a CDS encoding transcription initiation factor IIB translates to MRRLTRRMTDDETEHTTKEHKGVQNCPECDSQTLLTSADGSELVCEDCGLIIEERTVDRGPEWRAFNHQERERKSRVGAPITKTMHDKGLTTNIDWKDRDASGHALSAEKRNQMHRLRKWQGRIRTKDAGERNLKFALSEIDRMASALGIPRSIREVACVLYRRALDEDLIRGRSIEGIATSCLYAACRTENIPRSFEEMEEVSRVRRKEITRSYMYLGRELGLEIHPANPKQYVPRFCSALGCSDAVEAKTNELLDIATTEGLLSGKSPTSCAAAAIYAASLLCDEQQTQQAVADVAQVTEVTIRNRYQEQIDALDLN